The following coding sequences are from one Candidatus Nitrosotenuis cloacae window:
- the nadC gene encoding carboxylating nicotinate-nucleotide diphosphorylase — translation MEDVRRMLAGFLREDISKGDVTGTILSNKRIRARIISRQEGIVAGVSLVRQLFALRGCSTKMIQRDGSRTRRNQTILEISGPARNVLSCERTALNLLSRMSGIATATNEMVRRVKGASKKTDLYSTRKTAPGLRYFDKEAVEIGGGKKHRITLHDMIMIKDNHIAAEGSLVRLIQRAKKRSKVFEVEVENTEDAVLAASMGTPIIMLDNFTTAEIKRTILVLKKLGLRDKVRLEASGGISQDNIADYARTGVDMISVGSITNSARAIDYSLEV, via the coding sequence ATGGAAGACGTAAGACGCATGCTTGCAGGATTTTTGAGAGAGGACATCTCAAAGGGCGATGTGACAGGCACTATCCTGAGCAACAAGAGGATACGCGCAAGGATAATCTCGCGCCAAGAGGGAATAGTCGCAGGAGTGAGTCTGGTACGTCAGCTGTTTGCGTTAAGGGGATGCAGCACCAAGATGATCCAAAGGGATGGAAGCAGGACAAGAAGGAATCAGACAATATTAGAGATTTCAGGCCCTGCAAGAAATGTTCTAAGCTGCGAGAGGACTGCGCTGAACCTGCTGTCACGCATGAGCGGTATTGCCACTGCCACAAACGAGATGGTCAGAAGGGTCAAGGGTGCAAGCAAGAAAACAGATCTGTATTCTACGCGCAAGACGGCGCCAGGGCTGCGGTACTTTGACAAGGAGGCAGTGGAAATAGGTGGTGGAAAAAAGCACAGGATCACCCTGCACGACATGATCATGATCAAGGACAACCACATTGCCGCAGAGGGCTCGCTTGTCCGGCTGATTCAGAGAGCAAAGAAAAGGTCCAAGGTGTTTGAGGTAGAGGTTGAAAACACAGAGGATGCAGTGCTTGCGGCATCCATGGGCACGCCAATCATAATGCTTGACAACTTTACAACAGCAGAGATAAAGCGTACCATTCTAGTATTGAAAAAGCTCGGCCTGCGGGATAAAGTAAGACTGGAGGCATCAGGTGGAATAAGCCAGGACAACATTGCAGACTATGCAAGGACCGGAGTAGACATGATATCAGTTGGAAGCATTACAAATTCCGCAAGGGCAATAGACTAT